One window of the Primulina eburnea isolate SZY01 chromosome 18, ASM2296580v1, whole genome shotgun sequence genome contains the following:
- the LOC140819611 gene encoding LOW QUALITY PROTEIN: uncharacterized protein (The sequence of the model RefSeq protein was modified relative to this genomic sequence to represent the inferred CDS: deleted 1 base in 1 codon), which yields MNIRFKKPSPDGGGNPSSLEEEQGKINEVRKLIGPQPKLANYCSDESISRYLRARNWNVKKAVKMLKASLKWRLEYKPEEIRWEEVAQEAETGKIYPTSYKDKYGRTVLVMRPRCQNSKSIEGQIKYLVYCMENAISNLAPGQGQMIWLIDFHGFSLSNISVKVTRETAFVLQEQYPERLGVAILYDPPKIFEPFWTIAKPFLEPKTADKVKFVYSDDPNSSKIMSDLFSMELVESAFGGKDDTGFDISRYAERMRADDEKWTVFGQLIDNLSAASLPPAISTSSFNATNSD from the exons ATGAACATTAGGTTCAAGAAACCCTCTCCAGATGGGGGTGGGAATCCTTCGTCTCTGGAAGAAGAGCAGGGAAAG ATTAATGAGGTAAGAAAGTTGATCGGGCCACAGCCCAAACTGGCCAATTACTGCTCGGACGAATCCATTTCAAGATACTTGAGAGCGCGGAACTGGAATGTGAAGAAGGCAGTTAAGATGCTTAAAGCAAGTTTGAAATGGAGGTTGGAGTATAAGCCGGAAGAGATTCGTTGG GAAGAAGTTGCACAAGAGGCAGAAACTGGAAAAATTTACCCAACGAGTTATAAAGATAAGTATGGGAGGACAGTTCTTGTCATGAGACCAAGGTGCCAG AATTCAAAGTCAATAGAAGGGcaaattaagtatttggtttatTGCATGGAGAACGCCATTTCAAATCTTGCCCCTGGCCAAGGACAGATGATTTGGTTGATTGATTTCCATGGGTTCAGTTTGTCCAACATATCAGTCAAGGTCACCCGGGAAACAGCTTTTGTCCTGCAAGAGCAATATCCTGAGAGACTTGGTGTCGCAATTCTATACGATCCACCAAAGATTTTCGAACCATTTTGGACG ATTGCAAAGCCCTTCTTAGAGCCGAAAACAGCAGACAAAGTCAAATTTGTATACTCAGACGACCCCAATTCAAGCAAGATTATGAGCGACTTGTTCAGCATGGAGCTGGTTGAGTCGGCTTTCGGTGGTAAAGATGATACTGGTTTTGACATCAGCAGATATGCCGAGAGGATGAGGGCCGATGATGAAAAATGGACG GTGTTCGGACAACTAATTGATAATCTCTCAGCTGCATCTCTGCCACCTGCTATCTCTACCTCCAGTTTCAATGCTACGAATTCAGACTGA